The following coding sequences lie in one Desulfonatronum thiodismutans genomic window:
- a CDS encoding arylesterase yields MTSPVFRPHHILAFLVVFMVFATSQKLSGPSSGHAASSNEAMLLAFGDSLTAGYGVAEQDAFPAVLETRLRGKGYPVQVINAGVSGDTTADGLDRLEWVLAGLPSDRKILAILELGANDALRGVNPDITRRNLTAMVEIFQERDVPVFLAGMLAPLNLGRDFAARFNAIFPDLADTFDLPLIADFLGQNGVQPVP; encoded by the coding sequence ATGACTTCCCCCGTTTTCCGTCCGCATCACATTCTCGCCTTCCTGGTGGTGTTCATGGTCTTCGCAACATCTCAAAAGCTTTCCGGTCCATCCTCCGGCCACGCCGCTTCCTCCAACGAAGCCATGCTTCTGGCCTTCGGCGACAGCCTCACCGCCGGATACGGCGTGGCCGAGCAGGACGCTTTTCCCGCCGTTCTCGAAACCCGACTGCGCGGCAAAGGCTATCCCGTCCAGGTGATCAACGCCGGGGTTTCCGGGGATACCACGGCTGACGGTCTGGATCGGCTGGAATGGGTGCTGGCCGGGTTGCCGTCGGATCGCAAAATTCTGGCAATTCTCGAACTGGGCGCCAACGACGCCCTGCGCGGGGTGAACCCGGACATCACCCGCCGCAACCTCACCGCCATGGTGGAGATATTTCAGGAGCGCGACGTTCCGGTCTTCCTGGCCGGGATGCTCGCCCCGCTGAACCTGGGCAGGGACTTCGCCGCACGGTTCAACGCCATCTTTCCGGACCTGGCAGATACATTTGACCTGCCCTTGATCGCCGACTTTCTGGGCCAGAATGGGGTTCAGCCTGTTCCGTAA
- a CDS encoding PAS domain S-box protein, with the protein MAQEIDLRERKRIEKELVQSKQMLELVMDAIPQLIFWKDRDSVFLGCNRNAAKAAGLSHPSEIQGKTDHDLAWRKEEADFYRACDEKVMRSGRAEYHIQEPQFQADGKNAWLDTNKIPLHDEDGNVSGILVTVEDITERKQAEEALRKSERRYRELFDGAPVGIFQSTPEGRYLTVNPEYARIAGYASPEEMVAQVTNIADQLYARPEERKLFMEVLREQGGTGCFVAEFRRRDGSTYWATMTTRCEQDEHGRVSYTGFLADITHQKLAEQSIITAKEAAEAANRTKSEFLANMSHELRTPFNGILGMLQLLQTTNLDEEQRQFVSLAVKASERFTRLLTDLLEISQYESGMRRAVAEQFRVPGLCETVLDLFTVITLEKGIAVECSIDEAIPSELVGDVGRVRQILFNLIGNALKFTQKGSVKLGLTQLPPIRDGDPRILFSVTDTGVGIPDDKLKDLFAPFVQVDGSYTREYQGAGLGLAVVKRLVDQMGGNISVESFPDEGTSVHVVLPFKHVP; encoded by the coding sequence ATGGCACAAGAGATTGACTTACGGGAACGAAAGCGAATCGAAAAGGAATTGGTCCAATCCAAACAAATGCTTGAACTGGTCATGGACGCCATTCCCCAGCTCATCTTCTGGAAAGATCGCGACTCCGTCTTCCTGGGTTGCAACAGGAACGCGGCCAAGGCGGCGGGGCTAAGTCACCCTTCCGAAATTCAGGGAAAAACGGACCACGATTTGGCCTGGAGAAAGGAAGAGGCCGATTTTTATCGTGCTTGCGACGAAAAAGTGATGCGCTCAGGCCGAGCCGAATACCATATCCAAGAGCCTCAATTCCAGGCTGATGGAAAAAATGCTTGGCTGGACACCAACAAAATTCCCCTTCACGATGAGGACGGTAACGTCAGCGGTATCCTGGTGACGGTCGAGGACATCACCGAACGGAAGCAGGCGGAGGAAGCGCTACGAAAAAGCGAACGGCGCTACCGGGAACTTTTTGACGGCGCTCCAGTGGGTATTTTTCAGTCGACTCCGGAAGGCCGCTATCTGACCGTGAATCCGGAGTACGCCCGGATCGCCGGATATGCGTCGCCCGAGGAAATGGTGGCCCAGGTGACGAACATTGCCGACCAGCTTTACGCTCGCCCCGAAGAGCGGAAACTGTTCATGGAGGTGCTACGCGAACAGGGCGGGACGGGGTGCTTCGTCGCGGAGTTCAGACGTCGCGACGGGAGCACGTACTGGGCGACCATGACAACCAGGTGCGAGCAGGATGAGCATGGGCGTGTATCCTATACCGGGTTTCTTGCCGACATTACCCATCAAAAACTGGCCGAACAGTCCATCATCACGGCCAAGGAAGCGGCCGAGGCCGCCAACAGGACCAAAAGCGAGTTCCTGGCCAACATGAGTCACGAATTGCGTACGCCGTTCAACGGAATCCTGGGCATGCTGCAGCTTTTGCAGACCACGAATTTGGACGAGGAACAACGCCAGTTCGTCTCTCTGGCGGTAAAAGCTTCCGAAAGATTCACCCGGCTACTCACCGACCTGCTGGAGATTTCACAATACGAGTCGGGGATGCGAAGGGCAGTTGCCGAGCAGTTTCGGGTCCCGGGTCTCTGTGAGACGGTTCTTGATCTTTTCACGGTCATTACTTTGGAGAAAGGCATCGCGGTGGAATGTTCCATTGACGAGGCAATCCCATCGGAACTCGTCGGCGACGTGGGCAGGGTCCGCCAGATTCTGTTCAACCTGATTGGCAATGCCTTGAAGTTTACGCAAAAAGGGAGCGTCAAGCTGGGACTGACTCAACTTCCTCCAATCCGGGATGGAGATCCTCGAATTTTGTTTTCGGTGACGGACACCGGCGTCGGCATTCCCGACGACAAGCTCAAGGACTTGTTCGCGCCATTCGTCCAAGTCGATGGTTCCTACACCCGCGAATACCAGGGCGCCGGTTTGGGGCTGGCCGTGGTCAAGCGACTTGTGGACCAAATGGGCGGAAACATATCCGTGGAAAGCTTTCCCGACGAAGGGACTTCCGTTCACGTGGTCCTACCGTTTAAACACGTCCCCTGA
- a CDS encoding OmpA family protein has protein sequence MPRQKAPPEKSPSVHQHPLNIPEFSLERGEQRSVTWSVPWSDLMMVMFILFLVLFVFSLREKDRMVIGHRTPASIQTVSSSPAQLNMLPLYEVLRDRLLGHERSVNVAFLDDASIVISLFGENLFPPLSHELDLRSRPLLSKIGHTVALAQGNVVITGFADDAHTASEVPGPPSGGRARHPGVWEVAALRAAAVAEHFVRETGLNPDMLIIQATGADRPLTPRLSGREHIQRRVEIRIEP, from the coding sequence ATGCCCCGGCAAAAAGCTCCTCCTGAAAAATCCCCTTCAGTCCACCAACATCCCTTGAATATCCCGGAGTTTTCTCTGGAACGGGGCGAACAGCGGTCCGTGACGTGGTCCGTGCCCTGGTCCGACCTGATGATGGTCATGTTCATCCTGTTCCTGGTGCTGTTCGTCTTTTCCCTGCGCGAAAAGGACCGGATGGTGATCGGCCATCGCACCCCGGCCAGCATCCAGACCGTTTCCTCGTCTCCGGCTCAGTTGAACATGCTCCCGCTCTATGAGGTGCTCCGGGATCGCCTGCTCGGCCACGAGCGTTCGGTGAACGTCGCTTTCCTCGACGACGCTTCCATCGTTATTTCCTTGTTTGGCGAGAATCTATTTCCGCCCCTGTCCCACGAGTTGGACCTGCGTTCCAGGCCTCTGTTGTCAAAAATCGGACACACGGTTGCCCTGGCCCAGGGCAACGTGGTGATCACCGGCTTTGCCGATGACGCCCATACTGCTTCGGAAGTGCCTGGACCGCCCTCCGGCGGTCGCGCTCGACACCCCGGCGTCTGGGAGGTCGCGGCCTTGCGGGCCGCCGCCGTGGCTGAACATTTCGTGCGGGAAACTGGTCTGAATCCGGACATGCTGATCATCCAGGCCACCGGTGCCGATCGCCCCCTGACTCCCCGGCTGTCAGGACGGGAGCATATCCAACGCCGCGTGGAAATCCGGATCGAGCCTTGA
- a CDS encoding motility protein A, translated as MKSRTLITAAICFFGFIAVFFFSGQAQVYFNLTALLVVFTGTLGSALLGSGPDGLRRAWRCVRTAYAENSVPERILVKELLRTAHVYKRTGRLALEENAPDYPPLTRGLEMLEDGYTEAEIREVFQAEAKAFVQYREEMERIFRNMATYAPSFGVAGSVIGLVGMLVGLGDTTLILKSIPVTLVSTLYGIVLANFLLLPLAEKLRESTRGELALRRIVLGGMVGMIRGTDFLKLQTLLNAITTKHDAHVDGLQVIREIKANLSRPAQPTTAGRLELAPAVKRS; from the coding sequence ATGAAAAGCAGAACCCTGATCACAGCGGCTATTTGTTTCTTCGGCTTCATCGCCGTGTTTTTCTTTTCCGGTCAGGCCCAGGTCTACTTCAACCTAACGGCCTTGCTCGTGGTGTTCACCGGGACCTTGGGATCGGCGCTTTTGGGCAGCGGACCGGACGGGCTGCGACGGGCTTGGCGCTGCGTGCGAACGGCCTATGCGGAAAACTCCGTGCCGGAGCGGATTCTGGTCAAGGAACTGCTGCGCACGGCCCATGTCTACAAACGCACAGGTCGGCTTGCCCTGGAAGAAAACGCCCCGGACTATCCGCCGCTCACGCGGGGTCTGGAAATGCTGGAGGACGGCTATACCGAGGCGGAGATTCGGGAAGTGTTTCAGGCCGAGGCCAAGGCTTTCGTGCAATACCGAGAGGAGATGGAGCGCATTTTTCGGAATATGGCCACTTACGCCCCGTCCTTCGGCGTGGCCGGCAGCGTCATCGGGTTGGTGGGCATGTTGGTGGGTCTGGGCGACACGACGTTGATCCTGAAGAGCATCCCGGTCACCCTGGTCTCCACGCTTTATGGCATCGTCCTGGCCAACTTCCTGCTGCTGCCCCTGGCTGAAAAGCTTCGGGAGAGCACCCGCGGAGAACTGGCCCTGCGCCGCATCGTGCTCGGCGGGATGGTGGGCATGATCCGGGGAACGGACTTCCTGAAACTGCAAACCCTGCTCAACGCCATCACCACCAAGCACGACGCCCACGTGGACGGGTTACAGGTCATCCGGGAAATCAAGGCCAACCTGTCCAGACCGGCACAGCCGACCACGGCTGGTCGTCTGGAACTGGCTCCGGCGGTGAAGCGGTCCTGA
- a CDS encoding pyridoxal phosphate-dependent aminotransferase: MPQATTTESSTLAPQIQAYLQRSSWIRKMFETGAELKARHGVDAVCDFSLGNPDLSPPEAVYEALEGLARRDQRFGYMPNAGYPEARSALAAFLSQEQGVPVSDQDVILTCGAAGALNSFFRAVLEPGDEVLCPAPFFVEYGFYAENHSGVLRPVPTNPDDFSLDLDAVAAAIGPKTRVVLINTPNNPSGRVYTRSELEALAELLQAKSRETGRTIYLLSDEPYRFLTFDGHPVPSLLPLYPHTVVVSSFSKSLALAGERIGYALVNPTMPGKAELLAGLTLTNRILGYVNAPAIGQRLMQKALGAQVDVNLYAQRRTAMAEILEGANIPFFKPQGAFYFFPKAPGGDDVAFVQALQEELILAVPGRGFGTPGYFRLAFCVDETVIRRSAEGFKRAATKFR; this comes from the coding sequence ATGCCCCAAGCGACGACAACAGAGTCCAGCACCCTGGCTCCGCAAATCCAGGCCTATCTCCAGCGATCCTCCTGGATCCGCAAAATGTTCGAGACCGGCGCGGAACTCAAGGCACGGCACGGCGTGGACGCGGTCTGCGACTTCAGCCTGGGTAACCCGGACCTCTCTCCACCGGAAGCCGTGTACGAGGCCCTGGAAGGTTTGGCTCGCCGGGACCAGCGCTTCGGATACATGCCCAACGCCGGATATCCCGAGGCCCGATCCGCCCTGGCCGCTTTTCTGTCCCAGGAACAGGGCGTGCCCGTCTCGGATCAGGACGTGATCCTGACCTGCGGCGCGGCCGGGGCCCTGAACAGCTTCTTCAGAGCCGTGCTGGAGCCGGGAGACGAAGTGCTGTGTCCGGCTCCGTTCTTCGTGGAGTACGGTTTTTATGCTGAAAATCACTCCGGCGTACTGCGCCCCGTGCCCACGAACCCGGATGATTTCAGCCTGGACCTGGACGCCGTGGCCGCGGCCATCGGTCCCAAGACCCGAGTGGTGCTGATCAACACCCCGAACAATCCTTCCGGGCGGGTCTACACCCGGTCCGAACTTGAAGCCCTGGCCGAACTGCTGCAAGCCAAGAGCCGGGAGACGGGGCGGACCATCTACCTGCTTTCGGACGAGCCCTACCGCTTCCTGACCTTTGACGGCCACCCCGTGCCCTCGCTCCTGCCCCTGTACCCGCATACCGTGGTGGTCAGCTCCTTTTCCAAAAGCCTGGCCCTGGCCGGGGAGCGCATCGGCTACGCCCTGGTCAATCCGACCATGCCCGGCAAGGCCGAACTGCTGGCTGGACTGACCCTGACCAACCGCATCCTGGGCTACGTCAACGCCCCGGCCATCGGACAGCGCCTGATGCAAAAGGCCCTGGGCGCGCAGGTGGACGTAAACCTCTACGCCCAGCGCCGCACGGCCATGGCCGAAATCCTGGAAGGCGCAAACATCCCCTTCTTCAAGCCCCAGGGCGCGTTCTACTTCTTCCCCAAAGCCCCTGGCGGCGACGATGTGGCCTTTGTCCAAGCCCTCCAGGAAGAACTGATTCTAGCCGTCCCCGGCCGCGGCTTCGGCACCCCCGGCTATTTCCGCCTGGCCTTCTGCGTGGACGAAACCGTCATCCGCCGTTCCGCCGAAGGATTCAAGCGAGCCGCGACGAAATTTCGGTGA
- a CDS encoding sigma-54 dependent transcriptional regulator: MPVASILFLAPTSVVTPLFQPIKRAGLDVGMAETIPGALKFIQRQQPILVFCRDRLTGFQAEDLLRAMQQSGNSMPPVIIFTDNGSAEDAKRFLDLGARDYWLEPLLWDKVRALLTAPSETKPKEPPKPGPTESQHDPETAIIGRHPTMKRALALARQVARSKATILISGESGTGKEMFARFLHNFSDRSAQPFIAVNCAALPEHLLESELFGHEKGAFTGAITRKLGKFELAHGGTLLLDEISEMDQGLQAKLLRVLQEGELDRVGGSETVPVDVRVLATTNRNLAASVEAKEFRQDLYYRLNVIPLRLPPLRERGEDIQLLADFFVGRFAKMYSLGEISISPEARQWLTEHDWPGNVRELQNLMERAALLCGGAPIESRHFLLDESGDWQEQAFGNDLGSFCAEEPRSEPSAKAEYEDDTEVEVEVGDAEAAVVDRSSDATTLDISDAQRPILPLHEVERQLIFKSLDHTAGNRTQAALLLGVSVRTLRNKLNEYRKMGLQVP; encoded by the coding sequence ATGCCTGTAGCGAGCATCCTCTTTCTGGCGCCCACTTCCGTGGTCACGCCGCTCTTTCAGCCCATCAAACGCGCCGGTCTGGACGTGGGGATGGCCGAAACCATCCCCGGGGCGTTGAAGTTCATCCAGCGCCAGCAGCCGATTCTGGTATTCTGCCGGGACCGGCTGACCGGCTTCCAAGCCGAGGACTTGCTCCGCGCCATGCAACAGTCCGGCAACTCCATGCCCCCGGTGATCATCTTCACGGACAACGGCTCGGCGGAGGACGCCAAGCGATTCCTGGATCTGGGGGCCAGGGACTATTGGCTGGAGCCTTTGCTCTGGGACAAGGTTCGCGCCCTGCTCACGGCCCCGTCCGAGACCAAGCCCAAAGAGCCCCCGAAACCGGGCCCCACGGAATCCCAGCACGACCCGGAAACCGCGATTATCGGCCGACACCCGACCATGAAACGGGCTCTGGCCTTGGCCCGCCAGGTGGCCCGCTCCAAGGCGACCATCCTGATTTCCGGCGAATCCGGAACAGGTAAGGAAATGTTCGCCAGGTTCCTGCACAACTTCAGCGACCGCTCGGCGCAACCCTTCATTGCCGTGAACTGCGCGGCCCTGCCGGAACACCTTCTGGAAAGCGAACTGTTCGGCCACGAAAAAGGAGCCTTCACCGGTGCCATCACCCGCAAGCTGGGCAAGTTCGAGCTGGCTCACGGTGGGACGCTTCTCTTGGATGAAATTTCAGAGATGGACCAGGGCTTGCAGGCCAAGCTGCTCCGGGTCTTGCAGGAAGGCGAACTGGACCGGGTCGGCGGAAGCGAGACGGTTCCCGTGGATGTCCGGGTTCTGGCCACCACCAACCGCAACCTGGCCGCTTCCGTGGAGGCTAAAGAGTTTCGTCAGGATCTCTACTACCGCCTGAACGTCATCCCTTTGCGCCTGCCGCCTCTGCGCGAACGGGGGGAGGACATCCAGCTTCTGGCCGATTTTTTCGTTGGCCGGTTCGCCAAGATGTACTCCCTGGGCGAGATCAGCATCAGCCCGGAAGCCCGCCAGTGGCTCACGGAGCACGACTGGCCGGGCAACGTGCGCGAATTGCAAAACCTGATGGAACGAGCCGCGCTGCTCTGCGGCGGAGCGCCCATCGAGTCCAGGCATTTTCTTCTGGATGAGAGCGGCGACTGGCAGGAGCAAGCCTTCGGGAATGACCTGGGGAGCTTTTGCGCTGAAGAGCCGCGAAGCGAGCCCAGTGCCAAGGCCGAATACGAGGACGATACCGAAGTGGAAGTCGAAGTCGGAGATGCTGAAGCCGCCGTAGTTGACAGATCCTCGGACGCGACCACTCTGGACATTTCCGACGCCCAGCGTCCGATCCTGCCGCTGCACGAGGTGGAACGGCAATTGATCTTCAAAAGCCTGGACCACACCGCCGGCAACCGAACCCAGGCGGCTCTGCTGCTGGGAGTGTCCGTGCGTACCCTGCGCAACAAACTTAACGAATACCGAAAAATGGGGCTCCAGGTCCCCTGA
- the pgl gene encoding 6-phosphogluconolactonase, with protein sequence MISRDTVHDFPNVQAAYANAALCIAAALRIPGSRRITLALSGGRSPIKLFELLRADSQGLFKDIPWERVVVCWVDERFVPPDHPESNFGLARKWLLSSLPIPEEQIFPIPTQPSPEQAAQGYEQTLRQLFASETEPAAPFPRFDLVLLGMGPDGHVASLFPGKPALDEHERWVTHVPEPGMDPRIPRITLTLPVLNSARSTVALVTGSKKQPAFQEALTNPRSALPAALLAPQGDMAWVTCFAD encoded by the coding sequence ATGATTTCCCGAGACACGGTCCATGACTTCCCCAACGTCCAAGCGGCCTACGCCAATGCGGCGCTGTGCATCGCCGCCGCGCTACGCATTCCCGGTTCTCGACGGATCACCCTGGCCTTGAGCGGCGGGCGCTCGCCCATCAAGCTCTTCGAACTGCTCCGCGCCGATTCCCAGGGCCTTTTCAAGGACATCCCCTGGGAGCGAGTGGTCGTCTGCTGGGTGGACGAACGCTTCGTCCCGCCGGACCATCCGGAAAGCAACTTCGGTCTGGCCCGCAAATGGCTGCTCTCCAGCCTGCCCATTCCCGAGGAGCAAATCTTCCCCATACCCACCCAGCCCTCCCCGGAACAGGCGGCTCAAGGCTATGAACAGACCCTGCGTCAGCTGTTCGCTTCGGAAACGGAGCCCGCCGCCCCTTTCCCCCGCTTCGATCTCGTGCTCCTGGGCATGGGCCCGGACGGCCACGTGGCTTCCCTTTTTCCGGGCAAGCCGGCCCTGGACGAGCATGAGCGTTGGGTCACCCACGTGCCCGAGCCGGGCATGGACCCACGCATTCCACGCATCACCCTGACCCTGCCCGTGCTCAACAGCGCCCGCTCCACCGTGGCCCTGGTCACCGGAAGCAAAAAACAGCCCGCGTTTCAGGAAGCCTTGACCAATCCGCGAAGCGCCCTCCCCGCGGCCCTGCTCGCCCCCCAAGGGGACATGGCCTGGGTGACCTGCTTCGCGGACTGA
- a CDS encoding hybrid sensor histidine kinase/response regulator: MTPKLPPMSYWGLRRLMLGWLMPFFLLAAGGGVIFNYALARQGSERLIQEYIQQRRMDLQFVANLPTMGMYVMDLRLGLHEEAAFFRQELERSLMRYLEQASLTPPHRLTLLSMTDEILLDFQDGRPVSAPESLTWSPPSRLWSQEDSAQPVLPSLKLAGPFSRQPEAGLTDYLPLVGSIHHDPIGVLVLAYQVPLNQMLGAEKRILRFNIGWSILGLSVLFGIFYLIVDYHIRPLRQLTGAVGGMTEGWLNRPIDLVGLGETRVLAASFESLRHRLWESFQEIQRRNQELGALLQEQEIISARLRETTFRFDQLAEQSRTFVWELDVQGRYTSISTVVKEVAGYSPEELIGKRFTEMCPAEEREGCQKIFDNALSRGLRLSMPLKPLLAKDGATVWVNSSGMPLLDDQGRLYGFHGRDTDITERVLAEQEREQLQSQLLHAQKMEAVGTMAGGVAHDFNNLLQVMNGYTQLLLAKKATDDPDLNALEQIDNAGRRATSLVRQLLTFSRKLESRPLPMDLNREILETEKMWRQRFPRMIQVETSLAESLRPINADPVQIQQILLNLVGNAADAMPDGGLLRISTENVVRKALPEELNRSDTPRDYVLLRVADTGSGMDQETRERIFDPFFTTKELGKGTGLGLASVYGIVSSHDGLIQCHSEPGLGTTFMLYFPEADQPPASSSSDKTESSSPGGEESILVVDDEPEILELTREVLESAGYTVVGAGSGEEALRFYQEQSSAVDMIILDLNMPGMGGRRCLSALLAHEPRAKVLIASGFSVQGNASELLSQGATGFIGKPYRMQELLDEVRRVLDNDPDAP; encoded by the coding sequence TTGACCCCTAAACTTCCGCCCATGTCCTACTGGGGCCTGCGGCGGCTGATGCTCGGCTGGCTGATGCCCTTTTTTCTGCTTGCCGCCGGGGGTGGGGTGATTTTCAACTACGCCCTTGCCCGACAGGGCAGCGAGCGGTTGATCCAGGAATACATCCAACAGCGGCGCATGGACCTCCAGTTCGTAGCCAATCTGCCGACCATGGGCATGTACGTCATGGATCTGCGGCTGGGGCTGCACGAGGAGGCCGCGTTTTTCCGGCAGGAGCTGGAACGATCCCTGATGCGCTACTTGGAGCAGGCCTCCCTGACGCCACCGCATCGCCTGACTCTGCTCTCCATGACCGACGAGATTCTCCTGGATTTTCAAGATGGACGACCAGTCTCCGCTCCTGAGAGCTTGACATGGAGTCCGCCTTCGAGACTGTGGAGCCAAGAAGACTCAGCTCAGCCCGTTCTGCCCTCGCTCAAGCTGGCCGGGCCGTTCTCCAGGCAGCCGGAAGCCGGGTTGACGGATTATCTCCCCCTGGTCGGTTCCATTCACCACGATCCCATCGGCGTGTTGGTGTTGGCATACCAAGTCCCCCTGAATCAAATGCTTGGCGCGGAAAAACGCATCCTGCGGTTCAACATCGGTTGGAGCATTCTCGGTTTGTCCGTCTTGTTCGGCATCTTTTACCTGATCGTCGACTACCATATCCGGCCCTTGCGCCAACTGACCGGGGCCGTTGGGGGGATGACCGAAGGCTGGCTGAACCGGCCTATCGACTTGGTGGGCCTGGGAGAAACCCGTGTTCTGGCTGCGTCCTTCGAATCCCTGCGTCACCGACTCTGGGAGTCCTTCCAGGAAATCCAGCGTCGCAACCAGGAGTTGGGCGCCCTGCTGCAAGAGCAGGAAATCATCAGCGCACGATTGCGGGAAACCACCTTCCGGTTTGATCAGTTGGCTGAACAGAGCCGAACCTTTGTCTGGGAGCTGGACGTCCAGGGCCGCTACACCAGCATCAGCACGGTGGTGAAAGAGGTTGCCGGGTATAGCCCGGAGGAACTGATCGGCAAGCGGTTTACCGAGATGTGCCCGGCGGAGGAACGCGAAGGCTGCCAAAAAATCTTTGACAATGCCTTGAGTCGCGGCCTGCGTCTCTCCATGCCGCTCAAGCCTCTTCTGGCCAAGGACGGTGCCACGGTCTGGGTGAACAGCAGCGGAATGCCGCTGTTGGATGACCAGGGAAGGCTTTACGGCTTCCATGGCAGGGACACGGACATCACCGAACGTGTCCTGGCAGAACAGGAAAGGGAGCAACTCCAATCCCAGCTTCTGCATGCCCAGAAGATGGAGGCCGTCGGGACCATGGCCGGAGGGGTGGCCCATGATTTCAACAATCTCCTGCAGGTCATGAACGGCTATACCCAGCTTTTGTTGGCCAAAAAGGCCACGGACGACCCGGATCTGAACGCTTTGGAGCAGATCGACAATGCCGGTCGACGAGCGACCAGTCTTGTTCGCCAGTTGCTGACCTTCAGCCGCAAGCTGGAGTCCAGACCATTGCCCATGGACTTGAACCGGGAAATTCTCGAGACCGAAAAGATGTGGCGACAGAGGTTTCCCAGGATGATTCAGGTGGAGACGTCTCTGGCCGAATCACTCCGGCCGATCAACGCCGATCCGGTCCAGATTCAACAGATCCTGCTCAATCTGGTTGGCAACGCCGCGGATGCCATGCCGGATGGGGGTCTCTTGCGCATTTCCACTGAAAATGTGGTCAGGAAGGCATTACCGGAGGAGTTGAACCGGTCCGATACGCCGCGGGACTACGTACTGCTCCGAGTCGCGGACACCGGCTCCGGCATGGACCAGGAGACCAGAGAGCGAATCTTCGATCCCTTTTTCACCACCAAGGAACTGGGGAAAGGCACGGGATTGGGGCTGGCCTCGGTCTACGGCATCGTTTCCAGTCACGACGGCCTGATCCAATGCCACAGCGAGCCCGGCTTGGGAACGACGTTCATGCTGTACTTTCCCGAGGCGGATCAGCCCCCGGCGTCATCATCATCCGACAAAACCGAAAGCTCTTCGCCCGGAGGCGAAGAAAGCATTCTGGTGGTGGACGACGAGCCGGAGATCCTTGAATTGACGCGAGAAGTTTTGGAGAGCGCCGGATACACGGTGGTCGGCGCCGGAAGCGGGGAAGAGGCTTTGCGCTTCTACCAGGAACAGTCCTCCGCCGTGGACATGATCATCCTGGACCTGAACATGCCCGGCATGGGAGGGCGGCGATGTCTGAGCGCATTGCTGGCCCACGAGCCCAGGGCCAAGGTGCTCATCGCCAGCGGATTTTCCGTCCAGGGTAACGCGTCGGAACTGCTTAGCCAGGGCGCGACCGGCTTCATCGGCAAGCCGTATCGCATGCAGGAGTTGTTGGACGAGGTTCGCCGGGTCTTGGACAATGACCCGGACGCGCCGTGA